From the genome of Methanobrevibacter smithii ATCC 35061, one region includes:
- a CDS encoding ARPP-1 family domain-containing protein, translated as MTLLLGKKQECGNITIVPILNDSPLKLDILDLTTGFKMGLVEVSECEQSTVGTIMVKNNATSPLLLVDGEEVAGAKQNRIIGQSMLIPPNTSIPIPVNCSEQGRWNYKSEFKHSNYMANSETRCRKAEYNMDNSIRASQGAVWDSIEDLQVKRNSFSKTSALRDNYEKIEKTNDDYLKHFGIYENQVGVIARLENKVGLDVFANHSLYEQYSDMILKSYIIDDVGNNSLIKDDFDFEAVLDNINEKYFNKRNTVGLGQSYFIKTNNGSGTSLIYENELIHANFFYNNRLRNLKL; from the coding sequence ATGACATTGCTATTAGGTAAAAAACAAGAATGTGGAAATATAACTATAGTTCCTATTTTAAATGATTCACCTTTGAAATTAGATATTTTAGATTTAACAACAGGATTTAAAATGGGTCTTGTTGAAGTATCTGAGTGTGAACAAAGTACAGTTGGAACAATTATGGTTAAAAATAATGCTACCTCTCCATTACTTTTAGTAGATGGGGAAGAAGTAGCTGGAGCAAAACAGAACAGAATTATTGGACAAAGTATGTTAATTCCTCCGAATACCAGCATACCAATTCCAGTTAATTGCTCTGAACAGGGAAGGTGGAATTACAAATCTGAATTTAAACATTCAAATTATATGGCAAATTCAGAAACTCGATGCAGAAAAGCAGAATATAATATGGACAATTCAATAAGAGCTTCACAAGGTGCAGTATGGGATTCTATTGAAGACCTTCAAGTAAAAAGAAACAGTTTTTCCAAAACCTCTGCTTTAAGGGATAATTATGAAAAAATAGAAAAAACAAATGATGATTATTTGAAACACTTCGGGATTTATGAAAATCAGGTTGGTGTAATAGCAAGGTTAGAAAATAAAGTAGGTTTGGATGTATTTGCTAATCATAGTTTATATGAACAGTACAGTGATATGATTCTTAAAAGTTATATTATTGATGATGTTGGAAATAATTCACTTATAAAAGATGACTTTGACTTTGAGGCTGTTTTAGACAATATAAATGAAAAATATTTTAATAAAAGAAATACTGTTGGTTTAGGTCAGTCTTATTTCATCAAAACAAATAACGGATCAGGAACCTCATTAATCTATGAAAATGAGTTGATACATGCTAATTTCTTTTATAATAACAGATTAAGAAACCTAAAACTGTAA
- a CDS encoding ATP-binding protein, translating into MEIETQSYITNLLKTNPKIVENNLNYNDKKFNKKKEYYQLKEHIDTFLEKESDDRFFIMPGLRGVGKTTIIYQLFSYLLNEKQIPKNRILYLNLENLKDVPNFNIKEYIDVFLKDVNEAYPTVKNQVFIFVDESQYSKNWASLGKIIFDEDKNVFMIFTGSDALNLEYNNDSARRSLKKEIYPLNFAEYLYLKYDINYPDMLSETFRDMIFTGKVKESQKIENRMYNQNLINLNQNYLKEWEYYIQYGCFPFTLNRTEESIVQLTLDMKDRIIEKDLDIITSFTTPIRLATYKLINIIAMSKPSELSSNKLSNILNISKTSIQSIFQALEKTHLLFHVEPYGSCVKRQRKSWEYYFLTSQIKASIYIKNGLATQNPKEYIANLSENLVAASLFKLQQNRDFGIFYDPEKGGVDFLLNTIMGDIIPIEVGIGAKNTKQVKKAISRYNSDYGIIVSNRSSRIQKEDNIISIPISTFSFM; encoded by the coding sequence ATGGAAATTGAAACACAATCATATATTACAAATTTACTTAAGACAAATCCTAAAATAGTTGAAAATAATTTAAACTATAATGATAAAAAATTTAACAAAAAAAAAGAATATTACCAACTTAAAGAACATATTGACACATTTTTAGAAAAAGAAAGTGATGACCGATTTTTTATAATGCCCGGATTAAGAGGTGTTGGGAAAACAACAATCATATACCAATTATTCAGTTATCTGCTTAATGAAAAACAAATTCCAAAAAACAGAATATTATATCTTAATTTAGAAAACCTAAAAGATGTTCCTAACTTTAATATTAAAGAATACATTGATGTTTTCCTAAAAGATGTAAATGAAGCATATCCAACTGTAAAAAATCAGGTATTCATATTTGTAGATGAATCACAATATTCAAAAAATTGGGCATCTTTAGGTAAAATAATATTTGATGAAGATAAAAATGTTTTTATGATTTTTACAGGATCAGATGCATTGAATTTAGAGTATAACAATGATTCAGCTAGAAGATCTCTTAAAAAAGAAATTTATCCATTAAATTTTGCAGAATATCTTTATTTAAAATATGATATTAATTATCCGGACATGTTAAGTGAAACTTTTAGAGACATGATTTTCACAGGAAAAGTCAAAGAATCTCAAAAAATCGAAAATAGGATGTATAATCAAAATCTAATAAATTTAAACCAGAATTACTTAAAAGAATGGGAATATTATATTCAATATGGATGTTTTCCATTTACTTTAAATAGAACAGAAGAATCAATTGTGCAATTGACTTTGGATATGAAAGACAGAATAATTGAAAAAGACCTTGATATAATAACTTCTTTTACAACTCCAATACGTTTAGCTACATACAAATTAATAAATATTATAGCAATGTCAAAACCTTCAGAGTTATCATCCAATAAACTATCCAATATATTAAATATTTCAAAAACTTCCATACAATCAATATTTCAGGCATTGGAAAAAACACATTTATTATTTCATGTTGAACCTTATGGATCTTGTGTTAAAAGACAGCGAAAATCCTGGGAATATTACTTCTTAACTAGTCAAATAAAAGCAAGTATCTATATAAAAAATGGATTAGCTACACAAAATCCAAAAGAATACATTGCAAACCTTTCTGAAAATCTTGTTGCAGCTAGTTTATTTAAACTGCAGCAAAACAGAGATTTTGGAATATTTTATGACCCTGAAAAAGGTGGAGTAGATTTTCTGTTAAATACTATAATGGGAGATATAATTCCTATAGAAGTTGGAATTGGTGCTAAAAATACAAAACAAGTTAAAAAAGCTATTTCAAGATACAACTCAGATTATGGAATTATAGTTTCAAATAGAAGCAGCAGAATTCAAAAAGAAGATAATATAATAAGTATTCCCATTTCTACATTTTCATTTATGTAG